A part of Desulfobacter sp. genomic DNA contains:
- a CDS encoding ABC transporter ATP-binding protein, with amino-acid sequence MQLKIENLKVSYGNIKALHGISFTVTAGEILTIIGANGAGKSTTLRAISRMIPAEAGSVLEFEGQNILKYSADKVVSRLGISHVPEGRRIFGNLTVTENLTLACFARKDKDQILKDLKWVFGLFTRLEERKNQLAGTLSGGEQQMLAVGRAYMSGRKIMLLDEPSMGLAPLLMLDMFEALKEINKLGTTILLVEQNARLALKFAQRGYVIENGSLVLEGPAGELLNNPDVKKAYLGA; translated from the coding sequence ATGCAGCTGAAAATAGAAAATCTAAAGGTATCCTACGGTAATATCAAGGCCCTCCACGGCATCAGTTTCACGGTTACGGCCGGTGAGATTCTCACCATCATCGGTGCCAACGGGGCCGGTAAGAGTACGACCCTGCGGGCCATTTCCCGGATGATTCCGGCGGAGGCCGGCTCTGTTCTTGAGTTTGAGGGGCAGAATATCCTGAAATACAGTGCAGACAAGGTGGTATCCCGCCTGGGTATCTCCCATGTGCCTGAAGGCCGCAGGATTTTCGGCAACCTTACCGTCACCGAAAACCTCACCCTGGCCTGTTTTGCCAGAAAGGACAAAGACCAGATCCTAAAGGACCTCAAATGGGTGTTCGGCCTCTTTACCCGGCTGGAAGAACGGAAAAACCAGCTGGCAGGGACACTTTCCGGCGGTGAGCAGCAGATGCTGGCTGTGGGCCGGGCCTATATGTCCGGCCGTAAAATCATGCTGCTGGACGAACCATCCATGGGGCTGGCGCCGTTGCTCATGCTGGATATGTTTGAAGCGCTCAAAGAGATCAACAAACTTGGCACCACCATTCTCCTGGTGGAGCAGAATGCACGCCTGGCCCTGAAGTTCGCCCAGCGGGGATATGTGATTGAAAACGGCTCCCTGGTGCTTGAAGGACCGGCCGGGGAGCTGCTCAACAATCCCGATGTCAAAAAAGCCTATCTAGGCGCCTGA
- a CDS encoding pyridoxal phosphate-dependent aminotransferase: MANKWNFDEIIDRSGTNSMKWEPGILADRFGKGKSELLPFWVADMDFYCAPVIQDAMEKRMAHGIFGYTIQDPGHNKALIHWYRRRHNWMIKNEWIVNTPGIVPAVHYLVQRFSSPGDKVLIQPPVYYPFASAIRANGRRISENPLKNQDGRYGMDFEDLEEKAKDPRVKLAILCSPHNPVGRVWTREELARFGDICIRNNIMVFADEIHCDLIMPGYRHTSYQSISEDLAMHSVAANAASKTFNLAGLNHSSLVIPDADLRSDMGIYFETLGWHSKGSSSLFGAIAAQAAYEGGEPWLNDLIAYIHENFIFLKKELESELPGIKVFELEATYLPWIDFRALGLPAEKIVGLVEEEACLALDPGHWFGTGGAGFERINIACPRKTLAQAVSRLIDAFRPYAASGA; the protein is encoded by the coding sequence ATGGCAAACAAGTGGAATTTTGATGAAATCATAGACAGAAGCGGAACCAATTCCATGAAATGGGAACCGGGCATTCTGGCAGACCGGTTCGGGAAAGGCAAATCAGAACTGTTGCCTTTCTGGGTGGCAGATATGGACTTTTATTGCGCCCCGGTCATCCAGGACGCCATGGAAAAACGGATGGCCCATGGTATTTTCGGATATACCATTCAAGATCCCGGACACAATAAGGCACTCATTCACTGGTACCGCCGCCGGCACAACTGGATGATCAAAAATGAATGGATCGTCAATACCCCGGGCATCGTTCCCGCCGTGCATTACCTGGTTCAGCGGTTTTCTAGCCCGGGGGACAAGGTATTGATCCAGCCGCCGGTCTACTATCCCTTTGCCTCTGCCATCAGGGCCAATGGAAGGAGGATCAGTGAAAATCCCCTTAAGAACCAGGATGGCCGGTATGGAATGGATTTTGAGGATCTGGAAGAAAAGGCGAAGGATCCACGGGTCAAGCTTGCCATCCTCTGTTCTCCCCACAATCCGGTGGGCCGGGTATGGACCCGTGAGGAACTGGCACGGTTCGGCGACATTTGCATACGCAACAACATAATGGTGTTTGCCGATGAAATCCATTGCGACCTGATCATGCCCGGATACCGCCACACCAGTTACCAGTCCATATCAGAAGACCTGGCAATGCACTCGGTGGCGGCCAATGCCGCATCAAAAACCTTTAACCTGGCCGGCCTGAACCATTCCAGCCTGGTGATTCCCGATGCAGATCTGCGGAGCGACATGGGTATTTATTTTGAAACCCTGGGGTGGCATTCCAAAGGCAGTTCAAGCCTGTTTGGGGCCATTGCCGCCCAGGCCGCCTATGAGGGCGGCGAACCCTGGCTCAATGACCTGATTGCCTATATCCACGAAAATTTCATCTTTCTTAAAAAGGAGCTGGAATCAGAACTTCCCGGGATAAAGGTCTTTGAACTTGAGGCCACCTACCTGCCCTGGATTGACTTCAGGGCCCTGGGGCTGCCCGCCGAGAAGATCGTTGGGCTTGTGGAAGAGGAGGCCTGCCTGGCCCTTGATCCCGGCCATTGGTTCGGAACTGGCGGCGCTGGATTCGAACGGATCAACATCGCCTGTCCGAGAAAAACCCTGGCCCAGGCCGTGTCACGGCTGATAGATGCCTTCAGGCCCTATGCCGCATCAGGCGCCTAG
- a CDS encoding DUF3786 domain-containing protein: MATGACGINCDVCRLNLLGLCTTCGGGKSLEAEVKLAAQERVLGDTCAILSCAALNNIGHCMRDCSQFPCENFTISPAYPFSSGFLDMQKRRRREWLPRIDPLGKSVEIPDEYWEAMGNRDLNLVQSVTLAHADENSRLSFGFLDLGLRLDIQGRQLEQMDWEGRYAALDLPLLTLTVLIYFKTVDRLFPMGRDLISIHDMDNQGSYFAGNHELKTGHVLNRFKDDIKGLGRSAAALGGKPAEMGDHAWEFRPFPRLAVYYVFWDLETEYDPRLSILFDRSICRIFNPPMVWELVNLVNARLLSV; this comes from the coding sequence ATGGCCACCGGAGCATGCGGAATCAACTGCGATGTCTGCCGGCTGAACCTCCTCGGGCTTTGCACCACCTGCGGCGGCGGGAAAAGCCTGGAGGCAGAGGTAAAGCTGGCGGCCCAGGAACGTGTCCTGGGGGATACCTGTGCCATTCTTTCCTGTGCGGCTCTGAATAATATCGGCCATTGCATGCGGGACTGCTCCCAGTTCCCCTGCGAAAATTTTACCATCTCCCCGGCCTATCCCTTTTCGTCCGGTTTCCTGGACATGCAGAAACGGCGACGCAGGGAATGGCTTCCCCGCATTGATCCCCTGGGTAAATCCGTTGAGATCCCCGACGAATACTGGGAGGCCATGGGCAACAGGGACCTGAATCTGGTCCAGTCGGTCACCCTTGCCCATGCCGATGAAAACAGCAGGCTTTCATTCGGGTTCCTGGATCTGGGCCTAAGGCTGGATATACAGGGCAGGCAGCTTGAACAAATGGACTGGGAGGGCCGGTATGCCGCGTTGGACCTGCCCCTGCTGACCCTGACGGTGCTGATCTATTTTAAAACTGTTGATCGTCTTTTTCCCATGGGCCGGGATTTGATTTCAATTCATGACATGGATAACCAGGGCAGCTATTTTGCCGGTAACCATGAACTGAAAACCGGGCATGTGCTTAACCGTTTTAAGGATGATATCAAGGGACTGGGCCGTTCCGCCGCAGCCCTGGGAGGGAAACCGGCGGAAATGGGAGACCACGCCTGGGAATTCCGCCCCTTTCCCAGGCTGGCTGTCTACTATGTGTTCTGGGATCTGGAAACCGAGTACGATCCAAGACTCTCCATTCTGTTTGACCGGTCCATCTGCCGGATATTCAATCCGCCCATGGTCTGGGAACTGGTGAATCTGGTTAATGCAAGGCTTCTGTCCGTATGA
- a CDS encoding sodium:alanine symporter family protein, with protein MEFLNLLVGKIGSFAWGPIMIFFLVGTGVILTLMTRVVQFRKLFHAFRLLFSKEHSGDGDITPFQALMTSLSATIGTGNIAGVATAIAAGGPGAVFWMWVTGAFGGSVKFGEAVLAVKYRITNENGEQSGGPMYYIKLGMKEKFGGNWAWLGWLFALFGFVASFGIGNMVQSNSVASALSSSLSIPNWVTGVVLAIATGAVVIGGIKSIAGVTSKIVPIMAVAYVAGSLVVLFAKASMIPEAFSMIFSNAFSGTAVGGGFLGTVVRFGVARGVFSNEAGLGSAPIAHAASKIKDPVVQGIIASLGSFIDTLIVCTMTALVILVSGLISFNDAGLMSITDGLSGAALTSTAYATSLPGVGQFIVTFGLIFFAFSTILGWFYYGSKCLEYIAGVKAVEIYKWVWAALTLVGATVSLDFVWNLSDAFNGLMAIPNLIALLALSPVIVALLRTHESKEMD; from the coding sequence ATGGAATTTTTAAATTTACTTGTCGGGAAAATAGGCAGTTTTGCCTGGGGTCCCATCATGATTTTCTTCTTGGTTGGTACCGGCGTCATTCTCACCCTCATGACCCGGGTGGTACAGTTCAGAAAACTATTCCATGCATTCCGTCTGCTCTTTTCCAAAGAGCATTCCGGAGACGGGGATATCACTCCCTTCCAGGCCCTGATGACCTCATTGTCAGCAACCATCGGTACCGGTAACATTGCAGGGGTTGCCACGGCAATTGCCGCAGGCGGTCCCGGCGCCGTATTCTGGATGTGGGTTACCGGCGCCTTCGGCGGCTCCGTTAAATTCGGGGAAGCGGTCCTGGCAGTCAAATACAGAATTACCAATGAAAACGGAGAACAATCCGGCGGCCCCATGTACTACATCAAATTGGGCATGAAGGAAAAATTCGGCGGCAACTGGGCATGGCTTGGCTGGCTCTTTGCCCTGTTCGGATTCGTCGCTTCCTTTGGCATCGGCAACATGGTGCAGTCCAACTCCGTGGCCTCCGCCCTTTCCTCCAGCCTTTCCATTCCCAACTGGGTCACTGGCGTGGTACTTGCCATTGCAACCGGCGCAGTGGTCATCGGCGGCATTAAAAGCATCGCCGGCGTAACCTCCAAAATCGTTCCCATCATGGCCGTTGCCTATGTTGCCGGATCACTTGTGGTTCTTTTTGCCAAAGCCTCCATGATTCCCGAGGCATTCAGCATGATTTTCTCCAATGCCTTCTCCGGCACTGCAGTGGGCGGCGGTTTCCTTGGAACGGTTGTCCGCTTCGGCGTAGCCCGGGGTGTATTTTCCAACGAAGCCGGCCTTGGCTCAGCTCCCATCGCCCATGCGGCTTCCAAGATTAAAGATCCTGTTGTACAGGGCATTATCGCCTCTCTGGGATCTTTTATCGATACCCTGATCGTATGTACCATGACCGCCCTGGTAATCCTGGTTTCCGGCCTGATTTCCTTTAACGATGCCGGCCTCATGAGCATCACCGACGGCCTCTCCGGTGCAGCCCTGACCTCAACTGCATATGCAACTTCCCTGCCCGGCGTCGGCCAGTTCATCGTTACTTTCGGCCTGATTTTCTTCGCCTTCTCCACCATTCTGGGTTGGTTCTACTATGGATCCAAATGTCTGGAATACATTGCCGGCGTTAAAGCCGTTGAAATCTATAAATGGGTATGGGCGGCACTGACCCTGGTCGGCGCCACGGTTTCCCTGGACTTTGTATGGAATCTTTCCGATGCCTTCAACGGCCTCATGGCCATCCCCAACCTCATCGCCCTGCTGGCACTGAGCCCGGTCATTGTTGCCCTGCTCAGGACCCACGAAAGCAAAGAGATGGACTGA
- a CDS encoding sigma-54-dependent Fis family transcriptional regulator, producing MKSIPEKKTPVLIVDDDTGFLLTIKEVLISAGMPEPALASDSREVMEMIRTHGFKFVLLDLCMPHLSGIDLLKGIKSEFFDTECVMATASEDIATAVSAMKEGAYDYLTKPVQYEKLIILIQRALEHNCLRRGLSLYERKNTMADLADPDAFSDLVAVDHALIRVLRQVEMVAPTEYSVVITGESGTGKEMLARKIHQLSNRSDGPFVALNMGAVSESLFTDELFGHAKGAYTGASTERKGFFESARGGTLFLDEITDLDITLQAGLLRVIQEKEYYRVGSSQSRQVDVRILVATNRDIHEEIQEKRFREDLFHRLNMFHIHIPPLRERPGDILPLARLFLDRFALETAKEITGISPDLEADLMNREYPGNIRELKNYMASAVLREEGGTLTFNALDRPPENGTAAAAETLDEPETAGLPRDKSRWQLARVEQAHILKVLETTGNNRTQAAKLLGIGRKTLLRKLKSYGH from the coding sequence ATGAAATCCATACCTGAAAAGAAAACCCCGGTCCTGATTGTGGATGACGATACCGGATTTTTACTGACCATCAAAGAAGTCCTTATCAGTGCAGGCATGCCCGAACCGGCCCTGGCCTCGGACAGCCGCGAGGTAATGGAAATGATCCGGACCCATGGATTTAAATTCGTTCTCCTTGACCTGTGCATGCCCCATCTTTCCGGCATTGACCTGCTAAAAGGGATCAAGTCGGAATTTTTTGATACCGAATGCGTTATGGCCACTGCCAGCGAGGACATCGCTACGGCCGTCTCTGCCATGAAAGAGGGGGCTTACGATTACCTGACCAAGCCGGTACAATATGAAAAACTGATCATTCTCATCCAGCGGGCCCTGGAACACAACTGCCTGCGCAGGGGGCTCTCCCTGTACGAGAGAAAAAACACCATGGCGGATCTGGCAGACCCGGATGCTTTTTCAGACCTGGTGGCAGTGGATCATGCCCTCATCCGGGTACTGCGGCAGGTGGAGATGGTGGCCCCCACGGAATACTCCGTGGTTATCACGGGTGAGTCCGGTACCGGCAAGGAGATGCTGGCCAGGAAGATCCACCAGTTGAGCAACAGGAGCGACGGCCCCTTTGTGGCGCTGAACATGGGGGCTGTCAGTGAAAGCCTGTTTACCGATGAGCTTTTCGGCCATGCCAAAGGCGCCTATACCGGCGCATCCACCGAACGGAAAGGATTTTTTGAGTCAGCCAGGGGGGGCACCCTGTTTCTGGATGAAATTACTGACCTGGATATCACCCTCCAGGCGGGGCTGCTAAGGGTAATCCAGGAAAAGGAATACTACCGGGTCGGTTCCAGCCAAAGCCGGCAGGTGGATGTCCGCATCCTGGTGGCCACCAACCGGGATATCCACGAAGAAATCCAAGAAAAACGGTTCAGGGAAGACCTCTTCCACCGGTTGAACATGTTTCACATCCACATCCCGCCCCTGCGGGAGCGGCCCGGAGATATTCTTCCCCTGGCCCGTCTTTTTCTTGACCGGTTCGCCCTGGAAACGGCCAAAGAGATCACCGGGATATCACCGGATCTTGAGGCGGATCTGATGAACCGGGAATATCCGGGGAATATCCGGGAACTGAAAAATTATATGGCATCAGCAGTGTTGAGGGAGGAAGGGGGCACCCTGACGTTCAACGCCCTGGACCGGCCGCCGGAAAATGGGACGGCCGCGGCGGCGGAAACGCTTGATGAACCTGAGACGGCGGGTCTCCCCCGGGACAAATCCAGGTGGCAGCTGGCCCGGGTGGAGCAGGCCCATATACTCAAAGTCCTTGAAACCACCGGAAACAACAGGACCCAGGCCGCAAAGCTACTGGGCATCGGTCGGAAAACCCTGCTTAGAAAGTTAAAATCATACGGCCATTAA